The proteins below are encoded in one region of Triticum aestivum cultivar Chinese Spring chromosome 1B, IWGSC CS RefSeq v2.1, whole genome shotgun sequence:
- the LOC123076376 gene encoding putative disease resistance protein RGA4, with translation MAEFVVRPLVSMLTNKASSYLLDQYKVMNGLEEERETLKRKLLAILDVIQDAEDKGASRPGVSAWLGALKKAAYEANDVFDEFKYEALRRDAKKKGHYKKLGFDIVSLFPAHNPIAFRYRMGKKLCKIMHKIENLVREMNDFGFNQTQQAPPSKQWRNTDSIIIDSEKGIVSRSRNEEKKKVVDILIDQAGDRDLIVLPIVGMGGLGKTTFAQLVYNDPGINEHFQLQRWCCVSDDFDVVKIASSICETNEINREKALRNLQKEVTGKRFLIVLDDVWNEDADKWEKLKTCLKHGAKGSAILTTTRKTQVAQIMKTCIDDSHNLGKLDKVFLKEIFENRAFRLQKPKAVELSDVVDKIMDRCGGSPLAAKAFGSMLSNKTSMKEWTDILARSNTCNEGTETFLVLKLSYDDLPSHLKQCFAFCVVFSKDYEIDVETLIQLWMAHDFIPLKEGENLEKVGREIFVELTWRSFFQDVKRIPRREWEGELRPRTICKIHDLMHDIALSVMGKDCLTIVARPNEKELVSTGPTRYLFSSYVYIGTLLDDYLKKHSPGLQTLLYPDRLTYGSAPHLSKYNHLRALQLFELPKLPLQPRHLQHLRYLDLSTNMSIEELPKEISILYNLQTLKLCKCIRLGRLPEDMKCMENLRHLYTNGCSSLKCMPPGLGQLTSLQTLTYFVVSSSPGCSTIRELQDLNLGGDLELSHLQFATEVDAQACSLGNKEKLTHLSLKWGDDSSDELGHHRNVLDALKPHAALEFLRIRSYRGTGFPAWVVSINFLQHLTELKLDGCTRCEEFPQFGQFKSLEVLVLKRLNKLQSLCNHSSSAIFPALKDLRLKKLEIFERWVATEGEELAFPQLENVKIKDCPKLAILPEAPKLKFITLKEEKAQLSLSILKARYMSCLSRVGLSVSDDTEAAPITELDQDCEVSLSNLLLDGCNFLFCSTPLQPTVGVWKWFGQLVHLTLKSCDVLIYWPEEEFRCLVSLNSLSINSCSKLVGRTQRKGCRTQVRDQLVPNLKELTIHHCGSLTELFVLPPSLTSIDMLDCNSLESILGQDDTELESILHFDAASSLEHFNDLTSTCLLEHSPSPRINPLQCLDFLSIISCKNLRFMPTQLDALQFLDIDDCNGLESLDCLGDMLLLETLYLIRCKHLASVPGSLGSYSALTKLCIQYCPALNMKPLYGHLQQRLDSLEMKDLSNAGSSCPSEGPKLWEPKSWKYMVPSLRKHKH, from the exons ATGGCGGAGTTTGTAGTCAGGCCATTGGTATCCATGTTGACAAACAAGGCGTCCAGCTACCTGCTGGACCAGTACAAGGTGATGAAtggcttggaggaggagcgcgagacCCTGAAGCGCAAGCTTCTGGCGATCTTGGATGTCATCCAAGATGCGGAGGACAAAGGAGCTTCCCGGCCTGGAGTGAGTGCTTGGCTCGGAGCGCTGAAGAAGGCAGCCTATGAGGCGAACGATGTCTTCGACGAATTCAAGTATGAGGCCCTCCGGCGTGACGCCAAGAAAAAGGGACATTACAAGAAGCTTGGCTTTGACATCGTAAGCCTCTTCCCTGCTCACAACCCCATTGCATTTCGTTACAGGATGGGCAAGAAGCTGTGTAAGATTATGCACAAAATTGAGAACCTTGTCAGAGAGATGAATGACTTTGGATTCAACCAAACTCAGCAAGCACCACCATCCAAGCAGTGGCGCAACACAGATTCCATAATAATTGACTCTGAGAAGGGTATTGTCAGCAGGTCCAGAAACGAAGAGAAGAAGAAGGTCGTGGATATATTGATTGATCAAGCTGGTGACAGGGATCTCATCGTCCTTCCCATTGTTGGAATGGGTGGACTGGGCAAGACCACGTTCGCTCAACTTGTCTACAATGATCCTGGAATCAATGAGCATTTCCAGCTCCAGAGGTGGTGTTGTGTGTCTGATGATTTTGACGTTGTTAAGATTGCAAGCAGCATCTGTGAGACCAATGAGATCAATCGTGAGAAGGCATTGCGGAACCTTCAGAAAGAAGTAACTGGAAAAAGGTTCCTTATTGTGTTGGATGATGTATGGAATGAAGATGCTGATAAGTGGGAAAAACTCAAGACCTGCCTCAAGCATGGTGCCAAGGGGAGCGCAATACTGACGACCACTCGCAAAACACAAGTGGCTCAAATTATGAAGACATGTATTGATGATAGCCATAATCTTGGAAAACTAGATAAAGTATTTCTTAAGGAAATATTTGAAAATAGAGCATTCCGTTTGCAAAAGCCAAAGGCTGTTGAGCTAAGCGATGTGGTTGATAAGATTATGGACAGATGTGGAGGCTCTCCTTTAGCTGCCAAAGCCTTTGGATCTATGTTGAGTAACAAGACTAGCATGAAAGAATGGACAGACATACTAGCCAGAAGCAACACTTGCAATGAGGGCACAGAAACTTTTCTTGTACTAAAGCTCAGCTATGATGACTTGCCATCACACTTGAAACAATGCTTTGCCTTTTGTGTTGTATTTTCCAAAGATTATGAGATTGATGTTGAAACATTAATTCAGCTATGGATGGCACATGATTTCATACCATTGAAAGAAGGTGAAAATCTTGAGAAGGTTGGTAGAGAAATTTTTGTTGAGTTAACTTGGAGGTCATTCTTTCAAGATGTCAAGCGAATCCCTCGAAGAGAATGGGAGGGGGAGCTCCGTCCTAGAACAATATGCAAGATACATGATCTTATGCATGACATTGCCTTGTCTGTTATGGGCAAAGATTGTCTTACTATAGTTGCTAGGCCTAATGAAAAGGAGTTAGTGTCCACTGGTCCTACACGCTACTTGTTCTCATCATATGTGTATATCGGAACTCTGTTGGATGATTATCTGAAGAAACACTCTCCCGGTCTCCAGACACTGTTGTATCCGGATCGCTTGACCTATGGCTCAGCACCACACTTGTCGAAGTACAATCATCTGCGAGCATTGCAACTCTTTGAATTGCCAAAACTTCCACTCCAACCAAGGCACTTACAGCACCTAAGGTATCTTGATCTCTCAACGAATATGTCAATTGAAGAGCTTCCCAAGGAAATAAGCATACTGTATAATCTACAGACTCTTAAGCTTTGTAAATGCATAAGGCTTGGTCGACTGCCAGAGGATATGAAGTGTATGGAAAATCTCCGCCACCTCTATACAAATGGATGCTCATCATTGAAGTGCATGCCTCCAGGCCTCGGGCAACTCACTTCTCTACAGACTCTAACATATTTTGTGGTGAGCTCTAGTCCTGGTTGCAGTACTATTAGAGAACTACAGGACTTAAATCTTGGTGGTGATTTAGAGTTATCTCATCTTCAGTTTGCAACTGAAGTAGATGCTCAAGCATGCAGCCTTGGAAATAAAGAGAAACTTACACATTTATCTCTTAAATGGGGTGATGACAGCAGTGATGAATTGGGCCACCACAGGAATGTGCTTGATGCTCTTAAACCTCATGCTGCCCTGGAGTTTCTAAGAATACGCTCCTATAGAGGTACTGGCTTCCCGGCATGGGTGGTAAGTATTAATTTTCTGCAGCATTTGACCGAGCTCAAGCTAGATGGTTGTACAAGGTGTGAGGAATTTCCCCAATTTGGTCAATTTAAGTCCCTTGAAGTTCTTGTTTTGAAAAGGTTGAACAAACTTCAAAGCCTATGCAATCATAGTTCATCTGCAATATTTCCAGCATTAAAAGATCTCAGATTAAAAAAATTGGAGATTTTTGAGAGATGGGTGGCAACAGAAGGAGAAGAGTTAGCATTTCCTCAGCTTGAAAATGTTAAAATTAAGGACTGCCCAAAGCTAGCAATTCTGCCTGAAGCACCAAAACTCAAGTTTATAACTCTAAAAGAAGAAAAGGCACAGCTATCCTTATCAATATTGAAGGCCAGGTATATGTCTTGCTTGTCTAGGGTTGGCCTATCCGTCAGTGATGATACAGAAGCAGCACCAATAACAGAGCTTGATCAGGATTGTGAAGTATCTCTTTCGAACCTGCTGTTGGATGGTTGCAACTTTTTGTTCTGCTCAACTCCATTGCAGCCAACTGTTGGGGTCTGGAAATGGTTTGGTCAGCTTGTGCATTTGACTCTCAAATCTTGTGATGTGCTCATCTACTGGCCTGAAGAAGAGTTCCGTTGCTTGGTATCATTGAATAGTTTATCCATTAATTCCTGCAGCAAGCTAGTAGGCCGCACCCAGAGGAAAGGATGCCGTACTCAAGTAAGGGATCAACTCGTGCCAAATCTTAAAGAACTAACAATACATCATTGTGGAAGTTTGACAGAGCTTTTCGTTCTCCCTCCATCTCTCACAAGTATTGATATGCTGGATTGCAATAGTCTTGAGTCCATACTGGGGCAGGATGATACAGAGTTGGAGAGTATACTACACTTTGATGCAGCATCATCATTGGAACACTTCAATGACCTCACGTCCACATGTTTGCTAGAGCATTCACCTTCACCCAGGATTAATCCTTTGCAATGTCTTGATTTTTTGAGTATAATTAGCTGTAAGAACCTTCGTTTCATGCCAACGCAGTTAGATGCACTCCAATTTTTGGATATTGATGATTGCAATGGGCTGGAGTCGCTGGATTGTTTGGGAGACATGCTGTTACTGGAAACTCTATACCTTATAAGATGCAAACATCTGGCATCTGTACCAGGAAGTCTTGGGAGTTACTCGGCACTTACGAAGCTCTGCATTCAATACTGCCCAGCTTTAAATATGAAGCCACTTTATGGACATCTCCAACAACGGCTTGATAGCCTTGAAATGAAGGATCTATCTAATGCTGGTTCAAGCTGTCCTAGTGAAG GGCCTAAACTATGGGAACCAAAGTCCTGGAAATATATGGTTCCTTCACTGCGCAAGCACAAGCACTGA